In a single window of the Paramisgurnus dabryanus chromosome 23, PD_genome_1.1, whole genome shotgun sequence genome:
- the LOC135769164 gene encoding E3 SUMO-protein ligase ZBED1-like gives MSNNLTELMAELIENSQEIPDDECPWPHLEELFTYRGRKGDSVQMQCKLCLPSAVISAYKTSASNLKKHIMRKHPSKIDQYDDIVTAAARSQRKTTATPNKLSSSKQAKLPDVMLAAASKRVPQTTIDKLIINFICESVQPFSVVEQPTFKELITTLQPQAKVISRSTVRTRICDAADEMKKTLIAELAKTKFVATTTDCWSAHQKSYLGVTCHWIDEETLERRSAALACKRLRGSQTFDVIAGALDDVHCQYKIRDKVVRTTTDSGSNFLKAFHVFGMQKDAEVDDDDEDMDALDVSDHIEYHDASTILDEDSGMEYQLPPHQRCACHLLNLVATTDASLAEDMNDNYKRLFRATFAKCQAIWNKTGRSHLASEVVEDKCGLQIIHPNATQWNSTCLATERIIRIIDEKGEDSIRGVCDELKVKMLSPAEVAFLREYSITMKPLMKASNILQSESSVYMGWLLPVIHQLLSKLNRLETSSKTCTPLIRALQNGLHKRFGQMMEDPELAAAAVLLPKFKTSWTDRADVIEAALTYLKQHLETSENEGELQRESSDDDDFFSRPLSKRSQSPFELDGYLACASDSIDLLHSFPAIKKLSLKLNTALPASAACERLFSCAGLLFTSKRSRIDSVNFENQLLLKLNKRLESEMFQSLRPLPSCWFALRSLYCLYMFKNHLTFFKQTKFL, from the exons ATGTCAAATAACTTGACTGAATTGATGGCTGAATTAATTGAAAATTCACAAGAAATACCAGATGATGAGTGCCCATGGCCGCACCTGGAGGAGTTGTTCACATACAGAGGAAGGAAAGGAGACAGCGTGCAAATGCAATGCAAACTTTGTTTGCCATCTGCAGTGATTTCGGCTTACAAGACTTCAGCCTCTAATCTCAAAAAGCATATTATG AGAAAACATCCATCAAAGATTGATCAGTACGATGACATTGTGACAGCAGCAGCACGTAGTCAACGTAAGACCACAGCCACACCAAACAAGCTCTCATCAAGTAAGCAAGCCAAGTTACCAGATGTGATGTTGGCAGCTGCAAGCAAACGTGTCCCTCAAACAACTATTGACAAGCTAATCATCAATTTTATATGTGAAAGTGTACAGCCATTTTCAGTGGTAGAACAGCCAACTTTCAAAGAATTAATTACCACACTGCAACCTCAAGCCAAAGTCATCTCCAGATCCACCGTCCGTACCAGAATCTGTGATGCTGCTGATGAAATGAAGAAGACTTTAATTGCAGAATTGGCTAAAACCAAATTTGTTGCAACCACCACAGATTGTTGGTCAGCTCATCAGAAAAGTTACCTTGGTGTAACGTGCCACTGGATTGATGAGGAGACCTTAGAAAGAAGATCTGCAGCACTAGCATGCAAAAGATTAAGGGGGTCTCAAACATTTGACGTGATTGCTGGTGCTCTTGATGATGTCCATTGTCAATACAAGATTAGAGACAAAGTTGTAAGGACCACAACCGATAGTGGATCCAACTTCCTCAAAGCTTTCCATGTGTTTGGAATGCAGAAAGATGCAGAGGTAGATGATGATGACGAAGACATGGATGCTCTCGATGTAAGTGACCATATTGAGTATCATGATGCAAGTACAATCCTCGATGAAGACTCTGGTATGGAATATCAACTACCCCCTCATCAACGTTGTGCATGTCACTTGCTCAATCTTGTGGCAACAACTGATGCTTCCCTTGCAGAGGACATGAATGACAACTACAAGAGGCTTTTCCGTGCTACATTTGCAAAATGCCAGGCCATTTGGAACAAAACTGGGCGCTCTCATTTGGCTAGTGAAGTGGTAGAGGACAAGTGTGGGCTACAGATCATCCACCCCAATGCAACACAGTGGAATTCCACCTGTCTTGCCACTGAAAGAATTATACGCATCATTGATGAGAAAGGTGAAGATTCCATTAGGGGTGTATGTGACGAACTCAAGGTGAAAAT GTTGAGTCCTGCAGAAGTTGCATTCCTCCGGGAGTATAG CATCACCATGAAGCCACTGATGAAAGCTTCAAACATCCTCCAGTCAGAATCCAGTGTTTACATGGGATGGCTGCTGCCAGTAATCCACCAGCTTCTATCCAAACTCAACAGGCTAGAGACATCAAGCAAGACCTGCACACCACTCATCAGAGCCCTGCAAAATGGCCTGCATAAGCGTTTTGGACAGATGATGGAGGATCCAGAATTGGCTGCTGCTGCAGTCCTCTTACCCAAGTTCAAGACCTCCTGGACTGACAGAGCAGATGTTATTGAAGCTG CCTTGACATACTTGAAACAACATCTTGAAACTTCAGAGAATGAGGGTGAACTTCAAAGAGAGTCATCTGATGATGACGATTTCTTCTCCAGACCACTCTCCAAAAGGTCGCAAAGTCCATTTGAGCTTGATGGTTACCTTGCATGTGCCTCGGACAGCATAGACCTGCTTCACTCCTTCCCAGCCATCAAGAAGCTGTCTCTGAAGTTAAACACAGCTCTGCCTGCCTCTGCTGCATGTGAACGGCTTTTTAGCTGTGCTGGTCTACTTTTCACATCCAAACGAAGCCGGATAGACTCTGTGAACTTTGAAAATCAGCTTCTGCTGAAACTGAACAAAAGGTTAGAAAGTGAAATGTTCCAGAGTTTAAGGCCTTTGCCCAGTTGTTGGTTTGCACTGAGAAGTTTATATTGTTTATACAtgtttaaaaatcatttaacatTCTTTAAACAGACAAAATTCCTGTAA